The genomic interval CCGGTAGGCTTCGGCAGGCCAGCAATTTTACAGGCTTGCTTGGCAGGTCCGTAAGGGAACAGTTCGTACAGGTACTTGCTGTTGCCCTTTTCCGGCCCGAGCTTTTTGCCGATCGCTTTGGTCAGCACGCGCACAGCCGGTGCGATTTGGTAGTCGTTGTAGTACTCGCGCAGGAAGTTGATCACTTCCCAGTGCGATTCGGTCATCTCGACTTTTTCTTCGATGGCCAGGTACTTGGCTGCTTCTTCGTCCCACTCAGCCAGGTTAACCAGATAGCCTTCTTCGTCTGTTTCGTAGGTCTTGCCGTTGATTTCGAAGCCCATTTATTTCTCCTTGGATCAAAAAACTAAAATTATTACAACCAGGACATGACGGAACTGCTTTCCGCAACCAGGTCCACGAACCCGCTGTAGTCAACCTGCTTTACACCGTCAATAACGGTATCCTGCATGCCACGCGCTTCCAGATCAGGCCATAGCGCGCTGACAGTCACGGTTTTCATGGCTTCCCTGATCGCGCCTTCGGCTTTGTTTCCCTTGGTCACGGCATAGATTCCATCTTCGATAAGAAGAATGGTGCTACCCGGCTTGGCCATGCGCAAGGCGCTATCGAGAGCATTTCTGTCCAGCGGTGATTTGTTAACGATGTGCAACATCTGCATCCCCTTCCTAGAAACTCAGAACCACGTCTTGCTCTTCGAGCAAGGCAGCCAATTCAGCCGCACCCAGCACTTCAACGTCAACGATCAGATCGTCAGCCGTCAACCCGCGGGCTTCCATGGACTCCTTCTCGACATACAGTTTTTCGATGTCGTAGCCTTCCAGGGCGCGATAGGTAGGAGAAAAGTTTTTCATCCCAACCGCTTTGGTAGCCTGGCCCTTCTTGAGCTGGTAGACGCCGTCGTCTGCGAACACCAGGCTCACATCCTGATCAAACGCTGCGCTGATCAGCACGACCTCGAGAGATTCCAATGCGTAGATCGTGCCATAGGGCGCTTTGCGGTTGATAAAGGCGAATTTCTTAATAGTCCCGGAAGCGTCATCTTCCATATCGATCCCACCCGTACTTTCAGTCATAAATCACTCCCTCTTAGTCGCCAAAGGTCACGAGACGATCCGAGCGAATGCCGGACTCGACCAATTGTCCCAAGCCGGAA from Sulfurimicrobium lacus carries:
- the tusC gene encoding sulfurtransferase complex subunit TusC; its protein translation is MTESTGGIDMEDDASGTIKKFAFINRKAPYGTIYALESLEVVLISAAFDQDVSLVFADDGVYQLKKGQATKAVGMKNFSPTYRALEGYDIEKLYVEKESMEARGLTADDLIVDVEVLGAAELAALLEEQDVVLSF
- the tusB gene encoding sulfurtransferase complex subunit TusB; translated protein: MLHIVNKSPLDRNALDSALRMAKPGSTILLIEDGIYAVTKGNKAEGAIREAMKTVTVSALWPDLEARGMQDTVIDGVKQVDYSGFVDLVAESSSVMSWL
- a CDS encoding TusE/DsrC/DsvC family sulfur relay protein — encoded protein: MGFEINGKTYETDEEGYLVNLAEWDEEAAKYLAIEEKVEMTESHWEVINFLREYYNDYQIAPAVRVLTKAIGKKLGPEKGNSKYLYELFPYGPAKQACKIAGLPKPTGCI